The region TCTTATTACGATCAAATACAATTGCATCCAATTACAGCAAAACCTACAGTCACGTCGGTCAGCTAATCAAATTTTACTTTCTTCCTCCTTGCCAGCTACTACATGTTCCTCCTTGCCAGCTACTACATGTTCAATCAAGGAGATGGGACTTCAAATTTTTACTACAAAAAGCTATTGAGTATTCAAATATTCAGGAACATagacagaaaaaataaataaataaataaagatgtTAACCATCAGTATAATCCTATCCTACAAGTTTATGATCAGTTGCTGAGAATTCAACAATCCTATTTCAAGTGCCTCCAGGAGCATCAATGCCAGCAGATTTGCGGTTCAAGTAACGAATAACAGCATCATCGACCCTGTTCAAAAGAGATACAACTTCAAAGTGAGAGAATGATGATGTAAATGAGTTTAGCAAAAAAGTTGGGGTTCTTCAGTGTACCACTGATGGCTATTCAACTTGTTGTGTCTTAACCACATACTTTTGGGATTTAAAACCCTCTACACGATTAGTTACATGAATACTCCCCGTCTAATCCTATAATAGCTGGGACCAGAAAAATATAGCAATTACCATGTAGGTACcaaaaaggacctcaagccttgGAGGAGCTAGCCCTTTGAGTATTCTATACATACAAGTATTTAAGCAAGACCAACAACTAGTTCAGTAAACCGAAATGAAAAGCAAGCACGGCATAATTGAACTCAAAATGAATATTTTTGGTTTGTAACCTGATGGTAGTAATTCCGAATGGTCTGTTTGGATGAGAGATTTGGGTTTGTAGAATAGATGTTACTAATTCTGAAAGGTTGCTCAAGATTAAGATATAATAAACGTGGAGAATAGTTACTGCAAATCATGTACACAACCCCCTCAACCCAGAATCCCCCATAATCAAACTCTATGTTATTTGACAATTCATAATTGGGTTGAGAAGCCAACACAAATAGGTAACTATTAACGCACACAATAGATAACTGACATATATGGTCATGGAAGCATACCAGGGTTGATTATAAAAGTCAGAACGCTGCTCCTTTTCTGCGTTTCGGCTGGCATCTCCAGCAACGAGCTTTAAATCTTTGCTCTGAGAAGCAATTAGAGTGTTAACAAACTCTGCTGGAGACTGACTGAAACCAAGAAAGAAAGCTCGCCGCCTCCGATGTTCATGAATCTTCTTGATAGACGCAGAAATCAGTTCATCATAAGCATGGATTTCCTTGCTATTCTCAGTACTTGCCAAAAATGTTGACATTTCCTTATCCAGAGAAAGAGGCACATCAACCAGTACATCATAGCAGGTAGTTCCAACTGGACAATTTCCTGAAAGCTTAACTTTATGTTCCAGATGAATGGGTTGTGGTGGAGTTAAATGTTGTGCTAACTTTTGTGAAACTGATGTAAACTTCATCTTCTCCTCCCCAAACACTTTTTGAAGAGGCGGATCACACATGAAAGAAGTAGGGTCACTGGGGTTCTGTAATTTTCTAGCTTTAACATAGTGCCAAATTGCAGCTATGATTCTTATACGGCTATCTGCCTCAATTCCAAGAACTTCCTTCAGAGCTGGGGAAAGTTTATATTTTTCTGGCGCATAATTCATTTCTAGCCTAATTAATGCAGAGAACTCTTTATCCCCTTTTCGCTTCACTTCAAAGCCCTCGTGAAGAGCAGACGAACGAGCACTTTCCCACAAAATTACATGATTATCTGGATAAAGGTTCTGGTCCAAGTATAtagttattttcttaaaaaaagaagaaaattttggACTCAACTTGGGGTTCATACCAGCAACTACAGGATCTTTTCCATCTTCCAATAGCCTCCCAACTATCTTAAGTGACCAAGAAGGAGGTTCTGCATTCTTGTTCTCAGGTATAGTCTGCGTCTGATTTGCATAAGTGTTGAATACGTATATTCTGAGTGTTTTCTGAAAACGTGGGGATATTTTGAACGACTCCTGAATGTCCATTTTCTTCCTCGCCAAAGCAGCATCCACACGAGCCTCGAATTCAAGCAACTGAGTATAAAGGGCAGACTCGGGCACAAGGTCTGCTACCTTATCCGGTATTTGTTTATCAGGTAGCTTTCGCTTTTTTCGACGAGCAGCTGGGGTCAGCTCCATGGTTTTAAATGGAGAACTTGTATTAGCATTGGATGAATTTGTGGGTCTTGAAGGTGGCTTTTGATTAGCTCGCTTGGCACTTCCAGTACCTGGCGTTGCCACAGAAGGCGACGGTACACCAGCATTATTATTCATGGAATTGTGCAACTGGGCAAGGGCCTGAGCTTGAGCTTCCAAGTCGGCTCGAATTCGGGCTTGCTTAGCTTGACCGAGAGCGTGAACTTGTGCTTGTGCATGACCCTGACCCTGACCCTGACCCTGACCCTGTCCCTGAGCCTGAGCCTGAGCCTGTGCTTGAACATTCACATATTGAGTCTGAACAAGTCCTTGGGCTTGAGGCTCAGACAGCTGAAAATGACCCGGAAAATGAGACCCACCTTGTGTTTGATGTTGTGCCTGAGACAGAAGATGGGGCTGCTGATTCACAGCGATAGACTGAGGCACCATCCCTGAATTTCCAAAATGAGGAGGTACCACCACACCCTTGGCCTGACTATTGTTATTCATTGACATTGTTCAATCTAACATCACTATCGTTAAAATCTATTATTCCTCTAAAATCCTCAAACCCCTATTTGAAGCCACCCAAACCCTTCAAAATTTCCAAaccaaaacaaaaatataaacttGGGTCTCTTGCTTATAAAACTTGTCCACAATTTGAACCAAAAGAGATTCcaattctagtgaaacgttaaaGTTCCTTTCATCACAAAAATTTCCacaacaatttaaaattttcctATATAGATGCAAACCCAGTTCTCCAAATCACAAAATTAGCAATATATGAAGCCCGAGAATTAAAAACTCCAACACTACAAAGAAGAGAAACAAAACTAATGTTCAGAGCTTTCAGCCATCGGAAATTAAAATCTTGCGTAAACGAATTTGAGAAAACAAAccgacaaaaataaataaaaacgcAGAATCTAAAAAGGGTAAGCGAAGGAAAGAGAAACGAAACATTCTTACAAGTTTGAATCTTTTTTCCTGCTATTTCTTCTTCTCTGTCTAAAGATCGGCCATGGACCCAAATTAGCTTCCCTCTCTCACCGCTGTTTTATGCAGTTACCAAAATTACAATATTGCCCCTTTTGACGTTACAGAAAAAACAGCTAAGGCCCAGCCCAATTCGCCATTAATAAGAACCGTCTTAAAAGGCCCAATTCATTATGGGCCGGATTTTGGCCCAT is a window of Humulus lupulus chromosome 4, drHumLupu1.1, whole genome shotgun sequence DNA encoding:
- the LOC133830075 gene encoding SWI/SNF complex component SNF12 homolog — encoded protein: MSMNNNSQAKGVVVPPHFGNSGMVPQSIAVNQQPHLLSQAQHQTQGGSHFPGHFQLSEPQAQGLVQTQYVNVQAQAQAQAQGQGQGQGQGQGHAQAQVHALGQAKQARIRADLEAQAQALAQLHNSMNNNAGVPSPSVATPGTGSAKRANQKPPSRPTNSSNANTSSPFKTMELTPAARRKKRKLPDKQIPDKVADLVPESALYTQLLEFEARVDAALARKKMDIQESFKISPRFQKTLRIYVFNTYANQTQTIPENKNAEPPSWSLKIVGRLLEDGKDPVVAGMNPKLSPKFSSFFKKITIYLDQNLYPDNHVILWESARSSALHEGFEVKRKGDKEFSALIRLEMNYAPEKYKLSPALKEVLGIEADSRIRIIAAIWHYVKARKLQNPSDPTSFMCDPPLQKVFGEEKMKFTSVSQKLAQHLTPPQPIHLEHKVKLSGNCPVGTTCYDVLVDVPLSLDKEMSTFLASTENSKEIHAYDELISASIKKIHEHRRRRAFFLGFSQSPAEFVNTLIASQSKDLKLVAGDASRNAEKEQRSDFYNQPWVDDAVIRYLNRKSAGIDAPGGT